The following proteins come from a genomic window of Nitrospira sp.:
- a CDS encoding Efflux ABC transporter, ATP-binding protein produces the protein MDRTIAINVSRLCKTYGNHKAVDDLSFQIYAGEIFGLLGPNGAGKSTTLRTLITLLHPTSGTATVMGYDTVREADQVRTVIGYVPQERAIDRFLTGREHLQLLGALYHLTKEEAAKRIGELLKLVDLEAHADRPAKTYSGGMKRKLDIACGLLPDPKILFLDEPTLGLDVQSRLRIWEYIRMLKARGMTVVMTTNYLDEADQLCDRLAIIDGGKIKTQGAPAELKIALGGDIVSLTLKETDRIPSLESDLKGKPAIKAVRGTAKGLDIRVESPEKALPTILQSANRLGCGIEFIQYNRPRLDDVFIAHTGRAITETITEGESE, from the coding sequence ATGGATCGAACCATCGCAATCAATGTCAGCCGTTTGTGCAAAACGTACGGCAACCATAAAGCCGTCGATGACCTTTCGTTTCAGATCTATGCAGGAGAAATCTTTGGCCTGCTGGGACCGAACGGCGCAGGGAAAAGCACCACACTGCGCACGCTCATCACGTTGCTCCACCCGACATCGGGCACGGCGACCGTCATGGGTTACGACACGGTGCGCGAGGCGGACCAGGTCCGAACCGTCATCGGGTACGTGCCGCAAGAACGGGCGATCGACCGGTTCCTCACGGGGCGGGAGCACCTTCAATTGCTGGGCGCACTCTATCATTTGACGAAGGAGGAAGCGGCCAAACGGATCGGCGAGCTGCTTAAACTGGTTGACTTGGAGGCCCATGCGGACCGGCCTGCCAAGACCTATTCAGGAGGCATGAAGCGCAAGCTCGACATTGCCTGCGGACTGCTGCCGGACCCCAAAATCTTGTTTCTCGACGAGCCGACGCTCGGCCTTGATGTACAAAGCCGTCTCCGAATTTGGGAATACATCCGAATGCTCAAGGCCCGTGGGATGACGGTCGTGATGACGACGAACTATCTGGATGAGGCCGATCAACTCTGCGATCGACTCGCCATTATCGACGGCGGCAAGATCAAGACGCAGGGCGCTCCGGCTGAACTCAAGATCGCTCTTGGCGGAGATATCGTATCCTTGACTCTGAAAGAGACCGATCGAATTCCTTCCTTGGAATCCGATCTGAAGGGCAAGCCTGCGATCAAAGCCGTGCGTGGGACTGCAAAAGGCTTGGATATCAGAGTGGAATCCCCGGAAAAGGCCTTACCCACCATTCTCCAATCGGCCAATCGATTAGGTTGCGGTATCGAGTTTATTCAATACAACCGCCCGCGTTTGGACGACGTGTTTATCGCGCATACGGGGCGGGCCATCACCGAAACAATCACTGAAGGCGAGTCGGAATAG
- a CDS encoding Efflux ABC transporter, permease protein produces the protein MARYWQEISALTMRWVRRLSRERFSMLFTLVQPMLFWLIFFGNLFQRAADTQVMQAPNYISFLAAGVVVMTVLNNGLAGGVDLLFDKENGFLERLMSTPIHRTSVILSRFIFVMAITSMQVLVILGVSYLFGVHPATGILGVATILLIGMMFGVGLTSISMAMAFSVKSHGDFFSVLGFLSLPMIFLSSALVPLTAMPGWMSFLAQFNPMTWAIDAVRPLILSGWTEALPHVGMVVLVMLVFDALCLYGGAKAFRRAMG, from the coding sequence GTGGCGCGTTATTGGCAAGAAATCAGCGCATTGACGATGCGGTGGGTTCGGCGGTTGAGCCGGGAAAGATTCAGCATGCTGTTCACGTTGGTGCAACCGATGCTGTTCTGGCTCATCTTCTTCGGCAACCTGTTTCAACGTGCCGCGGATACACAGGTCATGCAGGCTCCCAACTACATCAGCTTCCTCGCGGCCGGTGTCGTCGTCATGACGGTCCTGAACAACGGCCTCGCCGGGGGCGTCGACCTGCTCTTCGATAAGGAAAACGGGTTCCTCGAACGGTTGATGTCCACGCCGATTCATCGGACCTCGGTCATTCTGAGCCGCTTTATCTTCGTCATGGCGATTACGTCGATGCAGGTCCTGGTGATTCTTGGTGTGTCGTATCTCTTCGGTGTTCATCCCGCGACGGGGATCCTCGGCGTGGCGACAATCTTGCTGATCGGGATGATGTTCGGAGTCGGCCTGACGTCCATCTCCATGGCAATGGCCTTCTCCGTGAAAAGCCACGGGGATTTCTTCTCCGTATTGGGATTTCTTTCGCTGCCGATGATTTTCCTCAGCTCCGCGTTGGTTCCGTTGACGGCGATGCCGGGTTGGATGAGTTTTCTTGCGCAATTCAACCCAATGACCTGGGCCATCGATGCGGTGCGGCCTCTCATTTTGTCAGGCTGGACCGAAGCCTTGCCGCACGTAGGAATGGTGGTCTTGGTCATGCTCGTGTTCGATGCCCTCTGTCTGTACGGCGGGGCCAAGGCATTCCGCCGTGCCATGGGGTAA